In Streptomyces sp. NBC_01231, the sequence GGCGCCATCGCCTCGGCGAGCGGCACCAGGTACCACTCCCAGAGGAACTTCAGCGCCTGCGGCCCGCGCAGTTCAGGGGGGCGCCTCGCGCCGTCCGCGCCCAGGACCGGTCCGGCGCACGGGAACACCTCGGCGCCCGCTCCCGCGAGCCGCAGCACCAGTGCGGGATCGGCGCACGCCCACGCCACCCGGTGCCCGTGCCCCGCGAGTTCGGCCGCGACACCCACCGCCGGGTTGATGTGACCGACCAACGGCGGTACGACGAACAGGAATCCGCTCACCTGGTGACCGCCTCGGCCTCGGTCTGGGGCCTGGTCTCGGTTCTGGTCTCGCCATCGGTCTCGGCTGTCGCCGCAGCCGCAGCCGCAGCCGCAACTGAAGCTGTAGCCGTCTGCTGGATGAGGGTCAGGATGTGACCGCCGACCGCTCCCGCCGCCTCGACCAGGACGGAGTGCTCGTGACCCGGCAGCACCACGGTCCGGCAGTCCGGCAGCAGCGCCTGGAGCCACGGCACCAGCAGCGCGAGTTCCGAGTCGCCGCCGTACAGCCCGAGCACCGGGCAGCGCACCGCCCGGATCTGGTCCTCCGTCAGCACCCTGCTGGCCGGGATGTCCTGGGCGAGGGTCGTCTCGCGGGCCAGGCGGGCCGCGCCCCTCGCCAGGCGGGCCGTGTTACGGCTGCGGTTGGTGCTGATCCAGGCGAGGGCCTCGGTCTCGTTGTGGGCCAGCTCGTGCAGCACCTGGCGCAGCACACCGCCCATGGTCCGCGCCCAGGCCGCGGTCGCCGGCTGCGACTCGACCAGGGAGACGCTGGCCGCCCGCTGAGGACGACGGGCCGCGTACCCGAAGGCGATCGTGCCGCCGTAGGAATTGCCGACCAGATGGACCGGGCCGGTCACCGCCAGCCGGTCCAGCAGGGCCTCCAGGTCGTCGACGCCGTCGTCGAGGGTGTAGCCGCTCGCCGGACGCCCGCTGCGGCCGTGACCGCGCAGGTCGTACATGACGACGTCGAGGCCGGCCGCCGCGAACGACGGGGCGACGGTGAAGTAGTAGCTGGCCAGGCTGTCGGTGAGCAGACCGTGCACCAGCACCACCGTGGCGGTCGCCGGACGGTCGTCGCGCGGGCCCATCCTCTGTACGTGCAGCCGGAGTTGACCGGTGTCGACCATCGCCATCGGACTCAGCCCGCCGGCTCGGTGGCCCGGAGACTGCGCACGACGTACTCGACGAGCCGGCCGACCGTGAGCTCGATGATCTCGTCGAAATCCATGCCCGCCAGGAACTCGGCGAAGTTGACCCGCCTGCCGTACCGCTCCTCCAGCAGACCGGCCAGCGTCACCAGGTCGATGCTCTCCAGTTCCAGGTCGCGGTTGAAGGTCGTCGTCATGCCGATCTCGACGTCGTCGAGGCCGTACTCGTCCTCCAGGAGGCGCGCGAGCATGCCCGCGATGTCGGAGAGGACCGCCTCCTCGTCCGGGGCGGTGGTGGGGCGGGGGGCGGTGTTCATCGCTCGTAGCTCTCCTCTTCGTGCGTGGGGCCCGTCGTCCAGGCCACGACGTAGGTGCGGTCCGGCAGGGCGGTGGGATTGGCGGCGGGCGCGCAGTGCACGGCGTAGGCGCGTTCCAGGCGGCCCGAGACCAGCAGCAGGTCCTCGGCCGCTTCGAGGACCCGGAAGTCACGTGGCCGTCCTCCGAACCCGCTGCCCTCCGCCTTGGCGACGGCCTCCTTGGCGGCCCAGAAGCGGGTGAACCACAGGGCCTCGGACTCGCCGGAACGCGTGCACCGGGTGCGCAGGAGGCTCAGTTCGTCGGCTCCGAGGGCGGTGGCGACAGTGGCCGAGTCCCGCGCGACGACCTCCTCGATGTCGATACCGGGGCCGGGACCCGGCGTGTGCGGTCGTACGATCGCGACCGCCGCCTCGGCCCGGTGGGCCAGCGAGACGTCCAGCGGGGGCAGGCTCCGGCCGTGCAGCCCGGTGACGTAGGGGCGGCCCGACTCCTCGTTGTGCACCCGGATCTCCGCCGGGAACACCGGGCCCTCGCCGTGGTCCCACAGCCACTGCCGTACGGCGTCCTTGGCGGCGATCCGGCCGAGCAGCCACTGCCGACGGCCTCGCGGGGCGCGCTCCGCGTACTGCGAACGCTCCGTGCCGCTCAGCGAGTTGCGCATGATCAGCTCGCGCGAGGCGAGGTCCGGCCACCGCTCGTGCAGCAGGGACCAGCCGCCGGGGCGGGTCTCGGACAGGGTGTTGCGTTCGGGGAAACGCTCGACGGGGCGGGTCTTCGGGTCGTTGTCGAAGCGACGGTCCTGCCAGCCGGTGAGCTCCGCCCACACGGTGTCGTCGACGGCCAGTTGGACGTCCGCTTCCAGCACGGTGTCGGTGAGTGAGGTGATCCGGACCAGGCACTCCACCTCGGTGCCGGGGCGCGGGTGCGGTCCGAAGAACCGCAGCCGACGCATCTGGACGGGGAAGACGACGGTCCGTTCGGTACGGGTCGCCATGATCCAGTAGCCGAGGATCTGGCCCACGTTGTCCAGCAGGGCGCCGGGCGCGGGAGGTGTGGTGATGGTGCCGCGTACGTGGTGGTCGCCGAGGGCGGTGAGAGCGGTGACGCCCTGGAACGCCGGTCCGTGGAACATCCAGCGCTCGGCGTAGAGCTGGGTCGCGGTGTGGTCGGGGGTGCGTTCGGGGCCGGTGTGCCGGCGGAGCGGGGGTGCGGCCGGGTAGTGCGGGGCGAGTTCCACG encodes:
- a CDS encoding acyl carrier protein, whose amino-acid sequence is MNTAPRPTTAPDEEAVLSDIAGMLARLLEDEYGLDDVEIGMTTTFNRDLELESIDLVTLAGLLEERYGRRVNFAEFLAGMDFDEIIELTVGRLVEYVVRSLRATEPAG
- a CDS encoding alpha/beta hydrolase, with the translated sequence MAMVDTGQLRLHVQRMGPRDDRPATATVVLVHGLLTDSLASYYFTVAPSFAAAGLDVVMYDLRGHGRSGRPASGYTLDDGVDDLEALLDRLAVTGPVHLVGNSYGGTIAFGYAARRPQRAASVSLVESQPATAAWARTMGGVLRQVLHELAHNETEALAWISTNRSRNTARLARGAARLARETTLAQDIPASRVLTEDQIRAVRCPVLGLYGGDSELALLVPWLQALLPDCRTVVLPGHEHSVLVEAAGAVGGHILTLIQQTATASVAAAAAAAATAETDGETRTETRPQTEAEAVTR